Proteins co-encoded in one Corynebacterium tuberculostearicum genomic window:
- a CDS encoding alpha/beta hydrolase — MHIPRVLKTGAALTGVAAAAGAVAYALSRRPYLREVAPGLRSPVLYLPMHLLADATFARASRFFATIDFSRPIRHAVDIAEFSSSFEGRTFSARVLTPRGATAGAAASGPRPVVVWTHGGGHLIGGPAMYDPQNARMAAELGAIVVAPRYHKSTQEPFPADHDECYAALRWVQEHGDALGGDTSRIAVAGDSAGGGLAAGLVQRAFDEGHPVRALGLVYPMLDHRTTDRTGAVGQFIWTAGPNRGAWSMYLGNDHLDVDVPPYASPATRSDLSGLPPTWIGVGGIDLFCDECVAFAQALDAAGVDTTLDVWAGAYHGFDQIKPKAPQSRELIDALIDHLRRHL; from the coding sequence ATGCACATACCGCGAGTTCTCAAGACCGGGGCAGCCCTAACCGGGGTTGCCGCGGCCGCGGGGGCGGTGGCGTATGCGCTCAGCCGCCGGCCGTACCTGCGCGAGGTGGCACCGGGCCTGCGCAGCCCGGTTCTGTACCTGCCAATGCATCTGCTTGCCGACGCCACCTTTGCCCGTGCCAGCCGCTTCTTCGCCACCATCGACTTTTCTCGGCCGATCCGGCACGCGGTAGACATCGCGGAGTTTTCTTCTTCCTTCGAGGGGCGCACTTTTAGCGCCCGCGTACTTACTCCACGCGGCGCTACCGCAGGGGCAGCCGCATCCGGACCGCGCCCCGTGGTGGTGTGGACGCACGGCGGCGGCCATCTCATTGGTGGTCCGGCCATGTATGACCCGCAAAATGCTCGCATGGCGGCCGAGCTGGGGGCCATCGTGGTAGCCCCGCGCTACCACAAGTCCACCCAGGAGCCGTTCCCAGCGGACCACGATGAATGCTATGCCGCGCTGCGCTGGGTACAAGAGCACGGCGATGCTTTGGGCGGGGATACCTCGCGCATCGCGGTCGCCGGTGATAGCGCCGGCGGCGGCCTCGCCGCGGGTCTGGTGCAGCGTGCCTTTGATGAGGGCCATCCGGTTCGCGCGCTCGGCTTGGTCTATCCCATGCTCGATCACCGCACCACAGATAGGACCGGTGCGGTGGGCCAATTCATTTGGACGGCGGGGCCGAACCGTGGCGCGTGGTCCATGTATTTGGGAAATGACCATTTGGATGTCGACGTGCCGCCCTATGCTTCGCCAGCCACGCGCAGTGATCTTTCTGGCCTGCCGCCGACGTGGATCGGGGTTGGTGGCATCGACCTTTTCTGCGATGAATGCGTGGCCTTTGCCCAAGCCCTCGATGCGGCCGGCGTGGATACGACCCTCGACGTGTGGGCCGGCGCCTATCACGGCTTCGACCAGATTAAACCCAAGGCGCCACAATCGCGTGAGCTTATCGACGCCCTCATTGACCACCTTCGTCGTCACCTCTAA
- a CDS encoding type 1 glutamine amidotransferase domain-containing protein, with protein sequence MPSVLFVVTAAEEWTLADGTKRPTGYWAEELIAPHRVFQGAGWDIHFATPGAKAPVVDEYSLEVLPDNVRMAQENYLAELGVALENPMNLAEVDEADYDLIFYPGGHGPMEDLAYDQDSAKLIQARMDSGRALGLVCHAPAALLALDNENWPFKGYKMTAFSNAEEGEEMVAAAKWALETRLRELGADYQETDAMSPNVIVDRNLYTGQNPASSEPLAQRILRDF encoded by the coding sequence ATGCCTTCCGTACTTTTTGTTGTTACCGCTGCTGAGGAATGGACACTGGCCGATGGCACTAAGCGCCCTACCGGCTATTGGGCCGAGGAGCTTATTGCACCGCACCGCGTCTTCCAGGGCGCAGGCTGGGATATCCACTTCGCCACCCCCGGAGCAAAGGCTCCCGTGGTAGATGAGTACAGCCTTGAGGTACTGCCCGATAACGTGCGCATGGCGCAGGAAAATTACTTGGCAGAGTTGGGCGTGGCGCTAGAGAACCCGATGAACTTGGCTGAGGTCGATGAGGCGGATTATGACCTCATCTTCTACCCGGGAGGCCACGGTCCGATGGAGGATCTTGCCTACGATCAGGATTCTGCAAAGCTTATTCAGGCGCGTATGGATTCCGGCCGCGCGCTCGGCCTCGTTTGCCACGCCCCGGCCGCGCTATTGGCCTTGGATAACGAGAATTGGCCGTTCAAGGGCTACAAGATGACCGCCTTTAGCAATGCCGAGGAAGGCGAGGAGATGGTCGCCGCCGCTAAGTGGGCCTTGGAGACTCGCCTGCGCGAGCTCGGCGCGGACTATCAAGAAACCGACGCCATGTCCCCGAATGTCATCGTGGACCGCAACCTCTACACCGGCCAGAACCCCGCCTCTTCTGAGCCGCTGGCACAGCGCATTCTGCGCGACTTCTAA
- a CDS encoding adenosine deaminase: MHDAPLISPENKDSAADVVAKLPKVSLFETISSTATAPEELTATIRKRYEALAADGVVYAELHVDPAEFGVDAATLADAAAAARIPSLDARIVLAGTAPETAVSDDAPVVGYSLPQDQASAAADFRANFLPTQILVGEDFAEVERAARAGVNRLIHPINMIDDFTANIDGILPGKASGYIRDRHIPLVFTPLEESEDLNDHPLPLLQQLGFTCAISSGKTTLTNQFLALSETFGYGLEEFFDLTVKAVENSFADEESRQHLLETVILPAYEELSDPELAGPDTEESLADTAKETTD, encoded by the coding sequence ATGCATGACGCGCCATTGATTAGCCCCGAAAACAAGGACTCCGCCGCCGACGTGGTTGCCAAGCTTCCCAAGGTTTCCCTCTTTGAGACTATTTCTTCCACGGCCACCGCGCCGGAGGAACTAACGGCAACTATTCGCAAGCGCTATGAGGCTCTGGCAGCCGACGGCGTGGTCTACGCGGAACTGCACGTAGACCCGGCAGAGTTTGGCGTGGACGCCGCCACGCTTGCTGACGCCGCCGCAGCCGCCCGCATTCCTTCCCTTGACGCCCGCATCGTCCTCGCTGGTACTGCTCCCGAGACCGCAGTTTCCGATGACGCCCCAGTGGTGGGCTATAGCCTGCCGCAGGACCAAGCGAGCGCGGCCGCAGATTTCCGCGCGAATTTCCTGCCCACCCAGATCCTGGTGGGAGAGGACTTCGCAGAGGTAGAGCGTGCCGCCCGGGCTGGGGTGAATCGCCTCATCCACCCAATCAATATGATCGATGATTTCACTGCGAATATTGATGGCATCCTGCCGGGCAAGGCATCTGGATACATCCGCGATCGCCACATCCCACTTGTCTTTACTCCGCTGGAGGAGTCCGAGGACCTCAATGACCATCCGCTGCCGTTGCTGCAGCAGCTGGGTTTTACCTGCGCCATTTCCTCGGGCAAGACCACTCTGACAAACCAGTTCCTTGCTCTAAGTGAAACCTTTGGTTATGGACTCGAGGAGTTTTTCGATCTCACCGTCAAGGCGGTAGAAAATTCCTTTGCTGACGAGGAATCACGGCAGCATCTGCTAGAAACGGTTATCCTGCCAGCATACGAGGAACTATCAGACCCCGAGCTGGCAGGCCCAGACACTGAAGAGTCTTTGGCAGACACCGCTAAAGAAACTACTGACTAA
- a CDS encoding D-alanyl-D-alanine carboxypeptidase family protein, which translates to MKRILACSLAAVLASGPPLALAETPTAPTTTRTAAPDTDKCPHSERPEKATTTSERLAPGQASPTPLPPVDSDEPCGTTLPEGFKVDKDVVAAAWMVSDIDTGEIVAMKDPNGRYRPASIIKALLALVVIDELDLHKKVDVSEESAQIDGSAVGIGPGGDYTVEQLLQGLLMASGNDAAHALAQELGGDEATLRKVNEKAAEIGTNSTYAASYSGLDAPGMSTSAEDISRIYRAAFHDPTFARIVDTESVDFPGWEDYEGYQLGNDNGLFLYDPDGIGGKTGFTDDAHHTFVGALDRHGHRLQAVLLDTTVEHGPRAWEQAQKLLHEAYKVSPGDGVGQLLADAASPTSPTPTPAPDSRAQSASSSLAGVQGWLGWVIAGTVALLAICVGASSLLRR; encoded by the coding sequence ATGAAAAGAATTCTCGCTTGTTCTCTCGCCGCCGTGCTGGCGAGCGGCCCGCCGCTAGCACTGGCGGAAACGCCGACCGCTCCAACCACCACGCGTACCGCCGCGCCGGATACCGATAAATGCCCGCACTCCGAACGCCCGGAAAAGGCGACCACCACCTCGGAGCGCCTCGCTCCTGGGCAGGCCTCCCCCACCCCGTTGCCTCCGGTGGACAGCGATGAGCCCTGCGGCACCACCCTGCCTGAAGGATTCAAAGTGGATAAGGATGTGGTGGCCGCAGCCTGGATGGTCTCCGATATCGACACCGGCGAGATCGTCGCGATGAAGGACCCTAACGGCCGGTACCGGCCGGCCTCCATCATTAAGGCGTTGCTAGCGCTCGTAGTCATCGACGAGTTGGACCTGCACAAGAAGGTGGATGTAAGCGAAGAATCGGCGCAAATCGATGGTTCCGCGGTGGGCATTGGCCCCGGCGGCGATTACACGGTGGAGCAGCTTTTGCAGGGCTTGCTCATGGCTTCGGGCAACGACGCTGCGCATGCGCTGGCGCAGGAATTGGGCGGCGACGAGGCCACTTTGCGCAAGGTTAACGAGAAGGCGGCTGAAATCGGTACGAATTCCACTTACGCGGCCAGCTACTCCGGGCTCGATGCCCCTGGCATGTCTACCTCGGCCGAGGATATTTCCCGCATTTACCGCGCGGCCTTCCATGACCCGACCTTCGCGCGCATTGTGGATACGGAGTCCGTAGATTTTCCGGGCTGGGAAGATTATGAAGGCTACCAACTAGGAAATGATAACGGGCTTTTCCTCTACGACCCGGACGGCATCGGTGGCAAGACGGGTTTTACCGATGATGCGCACCATACCTTCGTCGGCGCGCTCGACCGCCACGGCCACCGCTTGCAGGCGGTCTTACTCGATACCACCGTGGAGCACGGCCCGCGTGCCTGGGAGCAGGCTCAAAAGCTTTTGCACGAGGCTTATAAGGTTTCCCCTGGCGATGGCGTAGGCCAGCTGCTTGCCGACGCCGCCTCCCCCACTTCCCCCACACCCACACCGGCGCCCGATTCCCGGGCGCAATCTGCGAGCTCCTCTTTAGCTGGGGTGCAGGGGTGGCTCGGCTGGGTTATCGCCGGCACTGTAGCTTTGCTGGCTATTTGCGTGGGTGCTTCTTCACTACTTCGGCGTTAG
- a CDS encoding RDD family protein has translation MNANDIAPNLYEEWGLDRRDGAHELLVLLESKDLQFQQQGQEAEEPRRAQLRIAASVLGSARKRAEYDNACAAGLRPTWGDLGQLGAVGQWNPRPQQPQQQVQFSQFGQAAGPGPQVKQEPQFAQTASPYGSPYSRNPFAPQSNPFPPAAAANAAVPAPLVQQSVAEISQRAGQDARIGMAILDLFFFSLISGSFGGALLSGGVDELSTFIGGGIIMLLYVLGTECWLGASPAKLLMGYTVRDVDTKERLSLTQSAKRQWWRLVNIVPGPGTFASWLGAGVHACTISEKNNRRGTHDEWANAEVVKKHPRK, from the coding sequence ATGAACGCCAATGACATCGCACCGAATCTTTATGAGGAGTGGGGACTAGACCGCCGCGACGGCGCACACGAGCTTTTAGTCTTGTTGGAGTCCAAGGATCTGCAGTTCCAGCAGCAAGGCCAAGAGGCCGAGGAGCCGCGGCGCGCGCAATTGCGCATCGCCGCCAGCGTCTTGGGCTCTGCCAGGAAACGGGCGGAATATGATAATGCGTGTGCGGCAGGGCTGCGCCCCACCTGGGGTGATTTAGGGCAGTTGGGTGCAGTAGGCCAGTGGAACCCGCGGCCGCAGCAACCGCAGCAGCAGGTTCAGTTTTCCCAGTTCGGTCAGGCCGCGGGGCCAGGGCCCCAAGTTAAGCAGGAGCCACAATTTGCGCAGACCGCTAGCCCCTATGGGTCACCGTATTCGCGCAATCCCTTCGCCCCTCAGTCCAATCCGTTCCCACCAGCAGCGGCGGCGAACGCGGCTGTCCCCGCGCCGTTGGTACAACAATCAGTGGCTGAAATTAGTCAGCGCGCTGGTCAAGATGCGCGCATCGGCATGGCGATCTTGGACCTATTCTTTTTCTCGCTTATCAGCGGTAGTTTCGGTGGCGCGTTGCTTTCCGGCGGCGTGGATGAGCTTTCGACGTTCATTGGCGGTGGCATCATTATGCTGCTTTACGTCTTGGGCACCGAGTGTTGGCTCGGCGCCAGCCCGGCCAAGCTGCTGATGGGCTACACGGTGCGCGATGTCGATACTAAAGAGCGGCTTAGCCTCACCCAGTCCGCAAAGCGTCAGTGGTGGCGCCTGGTAAATATCGTGCCTGGGCCCGGTACTTTCGCTAGTTGGCTGGGCGCCGGCGTGCATGCCTGCACCATTTCGGAGAAGAATAACCGGCGCGGCACCCATGATGAGTGGGCTAACGCCGAAGTAGTGAAGAAGCACCCACGCAAATAG
- a CDS encoding YhjD/YihY/BrkB family envelope integrity protein yields MPTTTQSSSKKTDHYGIERANADEPGAVDKVREKSGLVDHLMRMNERYGAEGGNQFAAGITYYSVLSIFPLAMLIVATVAAVLANREDLLNDLQSQITSSLDGDMGDTVNEILDTAIEQRGAMFGIGGLTTLWSGLGWMNNLRIGISAMWGIDATEGGSFLKKKLSDLVGLIGLIVAFLIAFGVTAAGSSGLTQKIFEWVGIESFPGMDFVIFFVGLAVGLLANFIVMWWLIMILPRTKVPKKSGLIGAAIGAVAFEVLKQLSTIIMSSATGSPAGAVFGPVIVLMVVMYLIWRVVLYISAWTATTKESLKYTHPPVPEPAVIRVRNEVKEGAPAGATFGVGAALGAAAVGAWSLLRRK; encoded by the coding sequence GTGCCAACCACCACGCAATCCTCCTCGAAGAAGACGGACCACTATGGCATTGAGCGCGCTAATGCCGATGAACCGGGTGCGGTAGATAAGGTTCGCGAGAAGTCAGGCCTTGTTGACCACCTGATGCGCATGAATGAGCGCTACGGTGCCGAAGGCGGCAACCAGTTTGCCGCCGGCATCACCTATTACTCGGTGCTGTCCATCTTCCCGCTCGCCATGCTGATTGTAGCCACGGTCGCTGCCGTCTTGGCTAACCGCGAGGACTTGCTCAATGATTTGCAGTCCCAGATCACCAGTTCCCTTGATGGCGATATGGGCGATACGGTCAACGAGATCCTCGATACCGCCATTGAGCAGCGCGGCGCCATGTTCGGCATCGGTGGTTTGACCACCCTGTGGTCGGGCCTAGGCTGGATGAATAACCTGCGCATCGGTATCTCGGCCATGTGGGGCATTGATGCCACCGAGGGCGGTTCCTTCCTGAAGAAGAAGCTGTCTGACTTGGTGGGTCTTATCGGCCTAATCGTCGCATTCCTCATTGCTTTTGGCGTGACCGCTGCCGGTTCTTCCGGACTTACCCAGAAGATTTTTGAGTGGGTAGGAATTGAGTCCTTCCCGGGCATGGACTTTGTGATTTTCTTTGTCGGCTTGGCGGTGGGCCTGTTGGCGAACTTCATCGTTATGTGGTGGCTCATCATGATCCTGCCGCGCACCAAGGTGCCGAAGAAGTCTGGCCTTATCGGCGCGGCCATCGGCGCTGTAGCCTTTGAGGTGCTCAAGCAGCTGTCTACAATCATTATGTCTTCTGCTACCGGCAGCCCGGCCGGCGCGGTCTTTGGTCCGGTCATCGTGCTCATGGTGGTCATGTACCTAATCTGGCGCGTGGTGCTGTATATCTCCGCGTGGACCGCCACCACTAAGGAATCCCTGAAGTACACCCACCCGCCAGTCCCAGAACCAGCCGTTATCCGCGTGCGCAATGAGGTCAAGGAGGGCGCGCCTGCTGGTGCAACCTTCGGCGTCGGTGCCGCATTGGGCGCTGCGGCCGTGGGCGCGTGGAGCCTGTTGCGGCGAAAGTAA
- the trpS gene encoding tryptophan--tRNA ligase translates to MTADNSTVSRVLSGIQPTADSYHLGNYLGALKQWIDLQDSYDAFYFIPDLHAITVEQNPEELRNRTIAGAAQLIALGIDPEKSTLFVQSHVPAHAELTWVLQCLTGFGEASRMTQFKDKSAKQGSDRTSVGLFTYPILMAADILLYSPDYVPVGEDQRQHLELTRNLAERFNNKYGETFKVPEPFIPEGAAKIYDLQEPTSKMSKSGANPKGLVNLLDAPKTSAKRIKSAVTDDLGSVAFDRENQPGVSNLLVIQSALTGESIDSLVEKYAGQGYGHLKVDTAEALQEFTTPLKARYEELMADRGELERILAKGAETAQEIAQPLVDAVYEKVGFLPRLRK, encoded by the coding sequence ATGACTGCAGACAATTCCACCGTTTCCCGCGTCCTGTCCGGTATCCAACCCACCGCTGATTCCTATCACCTGGGTAATTACTTGGGAGCGCTCAAGCAGTGGATTGACCTGCAGGACAGCTATGATGCCTTCTACTTCATTCCGGACCTGCACGCGATTACCGTTGAGCAAAATCCCGAGGAGCTGCGCAACCGCACCATCGCGGGTGCCGCCCAGCTTATTGCCTTGGGCATCGACCCGGAAAAGTCCACGCTCTTCGTGCAGTCCCACGTGCCCGCCCACGCGGAGCTGACCTGGGTTTTGCAGTGCCTGACCGGCTTTGGTGAGGCCTCCCGCATGACTCAGTTCAAGGATAAGTCCGCTAAGCAGGGCTCGGACCGCACCTCAGTGGGCCTATTTACCTACCCAATCCTTATGGCCGCCGATATTTTGCTCTACTCGCCGGATTATGTGCCGGTGGGAGAGGATCAGCGCCAGCACTTGGAGCTGACCCGCAACTTGGCCGAGCGCTTTAACAATAAGTACGGCGAGACCTTCAAGGTTCCGGAGCCTTTCATCCCCGAGGGCGCGGCAAAGATTTATGACCTGCAGGAGCCGACGTCCAAGATGTCCAAGTCTGGCGCCAACCCCAAGGGTTTGGTCAATCTCTTGGACGCACCGAAGACCTCAGCCAAGCGCATTAAATCCGCCGTGACGGATGACTTGGGTTCGGTAGCTTTTGACCGCGAAAACCAGCCGGGTGTGTCCAACCTATTGGTCATCCAGTCCGCGCTGACTGGGGAGTCCATCGATTCCTTGGTAGAGAAATACGCCGGCCAGGGCTATGGCCACCTCAAGGTGGATACCGCAGAGGCGCTGCAGGAATTTACCACCCCGCTTAAGGCACGCTATGAGGAGTTGATGGCGGACCGCGGCGAGCTCGAGCGCATCCTGGCCAAGGGGGCGGAGACTGCACAGGAGATTGCACAGCCGCTTGTCGACGCCGTCTATGAAAAGGTCGGCTTCCTTCCTCGCCTGCGCAAGTAG
- a CDS encoding trimeric intracellular cation channel family protein, with protein sequence MTPLFSVLYVVGITAESMTAALSAGRQKLDLFGVTMIASMTALGGGTVRDMILDDPPFTWVEHPIYLVIVIVAAVVTVGMSFLMHYFRHLFLILDALGLAVFSVLGTQIAVHLGHGFIIVSVSAVISGVFGGVLRDLLSDRIPLVFSGEYYAAISLLAAALFMALYHGGLAEEPAAIITASVCFIARLAAIYFKKGLPVFEYRDAEQQMDPRLRLSARIVRDGARKAKRKAGAATRYASPITRPLTRPLSRPLGRTFKNKSREFSNAAEGTDYSDISSNRIARRPKRQSITRPSGRHSPGARGVDVEQQWSFNKGDVGKRKAPKHKQ encoded by the coding sequence ATGACGCCGCTATTTAGCGTCCTCTATGTAGTCGGTATTACCGCCGAGTCCATGACCGCCGCATTGTCCGCCGGCCGCCAAAAACTCGATCTTTTTGGCGTCACCATGATCGCGTCCATGACGGCGCTGGGCGGTGGCACGGTGCGCGATATGATTCTTGATGACCCTCCATTTACCTGGGTAGAACACCCCATCTACTTGGTAATCGTCATCGTGGCGGCCGTGGTGACGGTGGGCATGTCCTTCCTCATGCACTACTTCCGCCACCTCTTCCTCATCTTGGATGCGCTGGGCCTCGCGGTCTTTTCGGTGCTCGGCACCCAAATCGCGGTCCACTTGGGGCACGGGTTCATTATTGTCTCGGTCTCTGCGGTGATTTCCGGCGTCTTTGGTGGAGTGCTGCGTGACCTGCTTTCGGATCGTATCCCGCTGGTGTTTTCCGGCGAGTATTATGCCGCCATCTCGCTGCTGGCCGCGGCGCTTTTTATGGCGCTCTACCACGGCGGTCTGGCCGAAGAACCGGCCGCTATCATTACCGCCTCCGTGTGCTTTATCGCCCGCTTGGCCGCGATCTACTTCAAGAAGGGATTGCCCGTCTTTGAGTATCGCGATGCCGAGCAGCAGATGGATCCGCGCCTGCGTTTGTCCGCGCGCATCGTGCGCGATGGCGCCCGCAAGGCCAAGCGCAAGGCGGGCGCGGCCACGCGCTATGCCAGCCCCATCACGCGCCCGCTGACCCGGCCGCTGAGCCGTCCACTGGGGCGCACGTTTAAGAACAAGTCACGAGAGTTTTCTAACGCGGCGGAGGGCACCGACTACAGCGATATTTCGAGCAATCGCATCGCGCGTCGCCCGAAGCGGCAGTCGATTACCCGGCCGAGTGGCCGGCACTCGCCAGGAGCGAGGGGAGTAGACGTGGAGCAGCAGTGGAGCTTTAATAAGGGGGACGTCGGCAAGCGTAAAGCCCCCAAGCACAAGCAGTAG
- a CDS encoding exodeoxyribonuclease III, with product MTLTIASVNINGIRAACKQRNENNPGMNAWLAETSADIVLMQEVRATPEQAEKALAPALEMGWHLALADAAAKGRAGVGILSRTPLADVEVGFGSFSDAGRWIAATTRDIRVASLYLPSGDTGSPKLDEKYRFLDEFQDILADNAARTNPDGSPADMVIGGDWNICHRAQDLKNNKANEKKAGHLPEERAFMDHVFGAFPDDEPQEKKNLGQWQGVVEYAGGEPWSPAADPQWFDVARRLHPEEDGPYTWWTYRGQAFNNNAGWRIDYQAATRPMLERAQRTWVEKAPTVEQRWSDHSPLLVEYS from the coding sequence ATGACCCTTACCATCGCGAGCGTAAACATCAATGGAATCCGCGCTGCGTGCAAGCAGCGCAATGAAAATAACCCTGGAATGAATGCCTGGTTAGCGGAGACTTCGGCCGATATCGTGCTCATGCAAGAAGTGCGCGCTACCCCGGAGCAAGCCGAAAAGGCCCTAGCCCCAGCATTGGAGATGGGCTGGCATTTGGCTCTTGCCGACGCCGCCGCAAAGGGCCGTGCCGGCGTCGGCATCTTGTCCCGCACCCCGCTTGCCGATGTCGAAGTAGGCTTCGGCTCCTTTAGCGATGCCGGCCGCTGGATTGCCGCCACCACCCGCGATATTCGCGTTGCCTCTCTGTACCTGCCCTCTGGCGATACCGGTTCGCCGAAGCTGGATGAAAAGTACCGCTTCTTGGACGAGTTTCAGGACATTCTGGCCGATAACGCCGCGCGGACGAACCCCGATGGCAGCCCGGCCGACATGGTCATCGGCGGCGACTGGAATATCTGCCACCGCGCCCAGGACCTGAAAAATAATAAGGCCAACGAAAAGAAGGCCGGCCACCTGCCGGAGGAGCGCGCCTTTATGGATCACGTCTTTGGCGCGTTCCCAGATGATGAGCCGCAGGAGAAGAAGAACCTGGGCCAGTGGCAGGGCGTTGTCGAGTACGCTGGCGGCGAGCCGTGGTCCCCGGCCGCAGATCCGCAGTGGTTCGACGTCGCCCGCCGCCTGCACCCAGAAGAAGATGGTCCCTATACCTGGTGGACCTACCGCGGCCAGGCATTTAATAACAACGCCGGGTGGCGCATCGATTACCAGGCGGCCACCCGCCCAATGCTGGAGCGGGCGCAGCGTACCTGGGTGGAAAAGGCTCCTACCGTAGAGCAGCGCTGGTCCGATCATTCCCCGCTGCTGGTGGAGTACAGCTGA
- a CDS encoding MFS transporter → MKIIDELSPRSAHEHRIRRRPLPLQTEITARRRAIVMVAMALGAFAIGTTEFVSMGLLPLIADDFGISEENASTLITIYAMGVVVGAPLIAAFTGKLPRRRLILLLIGFLVVGNLLSVLAPNYAILMIARFIAGMPHGAYFSVANLSAASMAPPGGRGKAMAYVGMGLAIATVIGVPAAQALGSALGWQAAYLVVVALGVITAIALFFLMPHMTEMKQTDIRTEFGAFKNSQVWFTVIMGVVGFGGMFSVYTYISWTMTEVAGMDQSLIWVVLMAYGIGMTIGNAFGGWLADRNLEFGIIFALACLIVILTAFYFLSGHAIPATLCFGCVAFMGSTLVPSLQLRLVHVAGDAQTLAAALNQSALNIANAAGATIGGAVVGAGLGYSAPALAGAGLAAAGCLVWAATMWDKKRLARRA, encoded by the coding sequence ATGAAAATCATCGATGAGCTAAGCCCGCGCAGCGCACACGAACACCGCATTCGCCGCCGTCCGCTGCCGTTGCAAACGGAGATTACCGCCCGCCGCCGCGCCATCGTCATGGTCGCCATGGCCCTGGGCGCGTTTGCCATCGGCACGACGGAGTTTGTGTCTATGGGTCTCCTGCCGCTTATTGCAGATGATTTTGGCATTTCGGAAGAAAATGCCTCGACGCTTATCACTATCTATGCGATGGGCGTGGTGGTCGGCGCCCCGCTGATTGCGGCCTTTACCGGCAAGCTGCCGCGCCGCCGCCTGATCTTGCTGCTCATCGGCTTCCTCGTGGTGGGCAACCTCCTCTCGGTCTTGGCACCGAATTACGCCATCCTCATGATTGCGCGCTTTATCGCCGGCATGCCCCACGGCGCTTATTTCTCCGTAGCAAACCTTTCTGCCGCATCCATGGCGCCCCCAGGCGGCCGCGGCAAGGCCATGGCTTATGTGGGCATGGGCCTGGCCATCGCCACGGTCATTGGTGTGCCGGCTGCGCAGGCGCTCGGCTCCGCGCTGGGCTGGCAGGCTGCCTACCTAGTGGTCGTGGCCTTGGGCGTCATTACCGCTATTGCGTTGTTCTTCCTGATGCCGCACATGACGGAGATGAAGCAGACCGATATCCGCACGGAGTTTGGGGCGTTCAAAAATAGCCAGGTGTGGTTCACCGTCATCATGGGCGTGGTCGGCTTTGGCGGCATGTTCTCCGTCTATACCTATATTTCGTGGACCATGACCGAGGTCGCCGGCATGGACCAGAGCCTCATCTGGGTGGTGCTCATGGCCTATGGCATCGGCATGACCATCGGCAACGCCTTCGGCGGCTGGCTTGCTGACCGCAACCTGGAGTTTGGCATCATCTTTGCCTTGGCTTGCCTGATCGTGATTTTGACGGCCTTTTATTTCCTCTCCGGCCATGCCATCCCCGCTACCTTGTGCTTTGGCTGCGTGGCGTTTATGGGCTCCACCTTGGTTCCTTCGCTGCAGCTGCGTTTGGTGCATGTGGCTGGCGACGCCCAGACTTTGGCCGCAGCTCTCAACCAGTCCGCGCTCAACATTGCGAACGCGGCGGGTGCGACCATCGGCGGTGCCGTTGTGGGTGCTGGACTGGGCTACTCCGCTCCGGCGCTGGCGGGTGCCGGCCTGGCGGCTGCGGGTTGCCTGGTGTGGGCTGCGACGATGTGGGATAAAAAGCGCCTTGCTCGCCGCGCCTAG